Proteins from a genomic interval of Ciona intestinalis chromosome 9, KH, whole genome shotgun sequence:
- the LOC100181924 gene encoding putative beta-lactamase-like 1 isoform X4 has product MASQYSGLPSFFPFDITKLNFFDWNGTLNETLDYLNNQSLVFPPKTKCHYSNMAFALLADILSDKYLVDKNFEGWCQRHVVERVGMNNTGFVITKQVEKKMATGYMPDGSVAALVDLNWFRPAGNYYSSAEDLAYLAMNLMGMQYNPILSNDTLNEMFKPVATCGFGYIAEQTGSPWEMNEHNSYLVAQKDGDIYGYSSTLTIVPDMKLSFNILMSGSRPENVAAKVMEKIIPAFRGILRKIPVALTGAPGYVHKYTGLYEIDNVQRWNVTSEVTSHSLSTLKMTNPDVPDSQFKTVGLSFISDGYLKLTFLENYYPPSSQQPNVSYQPAALQNPIIIQQPGPVVMTTAVTSQVIGAPMRGWSSGLCDCCSDMKSCMCAFCFGSFYYASISTRMGENCCVGCSGYSYGCVPGGHLAMRAKFRASHGIQGSICDDHYVMNCLCLPCAMCQLSREMDKLGYSPNC; this is encoded by the exons ATGGCAAGTCAATACTCTGGACTACCAag TTTCTTTCCTTTTGACATCACaaagttgaatttttttgattgGAATGGAACTTTGAACGAAACTCTTGATTATCTCAACAACCAATCACTAGTGTTCCCGCCTAAAACAAAATGCCATTACAG TAACATGGCATTCGCATTGTTGGCGGATATTCTTTCTGACAAGTATTTGGTTGATAAGAACTTTGAGGGTTGGTGTCAAAGACATGTGGTGGAAAGAGTTGGAATGAATAATACAG GTTTTGTAATAACTAAGCAAGTAGAGAAGAAGATGGCCACAGGTTACATGCCTGATGGTTCGGTCGCTGCATTAGTTGACTTGAACTGGTTTAGACCAGCGGGCAACTATTATTCAAGTGCAG AGGACCTGGCATATCTTGCAATGAACTTAATGGGCATGCAATATAACCCAATACTGAGCAATGATACATTGAATGAAATGTTTAAGCCAGTAGCAACGTGTGGGTTTGGGTACATTGCCGAGCAAACTGGTTCCCCATGGGAGATGAATGAACATAATTCATATCTG GTTGCCCAAAAGGACGGAGACATTTATGGTTATTCCTCCACTCTTACAATAGTCCCTGATATGAAATTGTCCTTCAATATTCTAATGAGTGGTTCTAGACCTGAGAATGTTGCAGCTAAAGTAATGGAGAAGATTATACCAGCATTTCGGGGCATCTTACGAAA AATCCCAGTAGCGTTGACAGGAGCACCAGGTTACGTTCACAAATACACCGGGCTTTATGAGATTGACAATGTGCAAAGATGGAATGTGACATCAGAAGTGACATCACATTCATtatcaactttaaaaatgacCAATCCAGATGTTCCAGATTCTCAATTCAAAACTGTTGGCTTAAGTTTCATAAGCGATGGATATCTGAAGCTTACTTTTCTTG AAAactactatccaccaagttctCAGCAGCCGAACGTGAGTTACCAGCCTGCAGCCTTGCAGAACCCAATCATCATACAGCAGCCTGGCCCTGTGGTGATGACCACTGCTGTAACAAGCCAAGTGATTGGCGCGCCTATGCGGGGTTGGAGTAGTGGACTATGTGACTGTTGTAGTGATATGAAAAGCT GCATGTGTGCATTTTGCTTCGGAAGCTTCTATTACGCTAGCATTTCTACTCGTATGGGGGAGAACTGTTGTGTTGGATGCTCCGGCTACAGTTATGGGTGTGTGCCTGGCGGGCATTTAGCGATGCGGGCAAAGTTTAGAGCTTCGCACGGAATACAG GGAAGCATATGCGACGATCATTACGTCATGAACTGCTTGTGCCTACCTTGTGCAATGTGCCAACTGTCCAGGGAAATGGACAAGCTTGGATACTCGCCAAACTGCTGA